The Bos indicus x Bos taurus breed Angus x Brahman F1 hybrid chromosome 3, Bos_hybrid_MaternalHap_v2.0, whole genome shotgun sequence genome includes a window with the following:
- the PEA15 gene encoding astrocytic phosphoprotein PEA-15, with protein sequence MAEYGTLLQDLTNNITLEDLEQLKSACKEDIPSEKSEEITTGSAWFSFLESHNKLDKDNLSYIEHIFEISRRPDLLTMVVDYRTRVLKISEEDELDTKLTRIPSAKKYKDIIRQPSEEEIIKLAPPPKKA encoded by the exons ATGGCCGAGTACGGGACCCTCCTCCAGGACCTGACCAACAACATTACCCTTGAAGATCTGGAGCAGCTCAAGTCAGCCTGCAAGGAGGACATCCCCAGTGAGAAGAGTGAGGAGATCACTACTGGCAGTGCCTGGTTTAGCTTCCTGGAGAGCCACAACAAGCTGGacaaag ACAACCTCTCTTATATCGAGCACATCTTTGAGATCTCCCGCCGTCCTGACCTCCTCACTATGGTGGTTGACTACAGAACCCGTGTTCTGAAGATCTCTGAGGAAGATGAGCTGGACACCAAGCTAACCCGTATCCCCAGTGCCAAGAAGTACAAAG ACATTATCCGGCAGCCCTCTGAGGAAGAGATCATCAAATTGGCTCCTCCACCGAAGAAAGCCTGA